CGGCAGGAAGCGGCGACGCAGCGGCAGGATGGCGCTGAGCGCCGGCCCGGCGTGCACCGCGAGCGCCCCGGCCAGCGCGGCGGCGCCGAGCCCGGCCCGGTTCACCACGCTCCCGCCCGACTCCGCCGTCCGTCCCGCACGGACCCGCCGATACCCGGCCCGACCGGGCACAAACCCGGCCGGCGGGCCACCGCGACGCCGGCGCCGGCTGGGACCGGCGGTCGGTCACCGGTCTTCGGTCACCGGTCGCCGGGCAGGCCGGGTCTGCTGCCGAAGGCGGCGGCGGCGTTGGCGGTGGCGGCCTGCCGGGCCAGTGGGTCGTCCCGGCCGCCGAGGAACGCCGCCGGGTCGTCGGTGCCCATCGGGAACGGCCAGTCGCTGCCGAGCAGCAACCGGTCCGTACCGAACACCTCGGCGACCACGGCGGTCATCGACGGCTGGTGGGTCAGGCAGTCGGTCCAGATCCGGCGCAGCGCCCGCGCCGGGGGAAGCGACAGCGGGCCGACGCCGGGACGGTCGGTGGCCACCCCCCGGTCCCAGCGGCCCACCAGCGCCGGCACGGCACCGCCGCCGTGCACCAGCACCAGCCGCATCCCCGGGTACCGGCCGACGACGTCACCGAAGACCAACTGCCCCACCGCGACGGCCGTCTCCACCGGATTGCCGAGCAGGTTGCCGAGATAGAACTCGTCCAGCCGACGATCCGGTGACGCCGACGGGTGCAGCAGCAGCCCCCGCCGGTCTGCGTCCAGCGCCGCGAAGAGCGGCCCGAACGCGGCACCGGCCAGCGACGGAATCCGCCCACCCGCCCCGGCGGTCACCCCCCACCAGCGGTCGTCGGCGCGGATCCGCTGGTACTCGGCCAGCGCCACGGCGGGCTCGTGCAGCGGCAGGAACGCCAGCGGGCGCAGCCGGGGCTGCCCGGCGGTCCGGGCCAGCAGTCCGTCGTTGACCGCCGCCGCCCACCGCGCACTGTCCGCCGGCCCGAGATGCTGACCGTGGTACGGCGGCGGAACGGTCACCACCGCGGCGTCCAGCCCGGCCGCGTCCAGGTACGCCAGCAGCGCCTGCGGCCGGTGCAGGGCGGCCGGCCCGACCGGGTGTCCGGCCACCACGTGCCGCCCGTCGTCGGCGGTGGTGACCAGGTCGTCGATGCCCGCGTCGACAAGCGACGGCGCGAGATGGGTGTGCACGTCCACCCCACGCTGAGCAGGCTCGTTCGCGACTGCGGTACTCGCAACACCGGCGAGTTCCTCGCGCTTCACAGCTGGACCACGCGGTTGTGGAGGGTGCCGAGCCTGTCCACCTCGGTGGTGACCACGTCGCCGGGGGCCAGGAAGACCTGCGGGTCGCGGGCGTTGCCGATGCCGGCGGGGGTGCCGGTCAGCAGCACGTCGCCGGGGCGCAGTGTCATACCCCAGCTCAGCTCGGCGATGAGCTGCGCGACCGAGAAGGCCATCTGCCCGGTTACCGCGTCCTGGCGTACCTCGTCGTTGACCAGGCAGCGGATCCGCAGCGCCGCCGGGTCGCCGATCTCGTCGGCGGTGGTGACCCACGGGCCCAGCGGCATGGTGTCGTCGATGCTCTTGCCCTTGAGCCACTGGCCGCCGTGGGCGCGTTGCAGGTCCCGCTGGGAGACGTCGTTGGCCACCAGGTAGCCGAAGACGTGCTCCAGCGCCCGCTCCGCCGGGATCGACCGGCCCGCCCGGCCGATCACCAGGGCCACCTCGGCCTCGTAGTCCCAGCGGTCAGAGACCCGCGCGTCGTAGCGGATGTCGTCGTACGGGCCGACGACGGTGTCCGGGCCCTTGGTGAAGAAGGTGGGGTGGCGGGGCCGCTCGGCCGGGTCCTGCCCCTCCCGACGTCCGGCGGACTCCTCGTAGTGGGCCCAGTAGTTCCAGCCGGTACAGAGGATGTCCCGGTTGAACCGGGTAAGCGGCGCGCCCAGCAGTGCCGGATCGAGCCGCCGCACGGGTGCCGTGGACTGGGCCGCCTGCGCCGCGGCGAGCGCCTGCGGGCCGCCCCGGACCAGGTCGTCGACGCTGCCCAGGTCGCCCGGGAGGACCACGACCTCCTGCTCGTCGGGGCGGACCGAGACGGTACGCCACTGACCGTCGAGGAGCATCCGCCCCAGCCTCACGCCGACTCCCCCGCGTCGAGCACCGCGATCGCGTTGATCTCGATCAGGTAGTCCGGGTGGACGAAGCGGGACACCTCCACCATGGTGGACGCCGGTGGCGGGCCGGTGAAGTACTGCCGGCGTACCCGGTGGATGGTGTCGAAGTGGCCGATGTCGCGGACGTAGACGTCGACCCGCGCGACGTCGTCGAGGGTGCCGCCGGCGGCCCGCACGGCGGCGTCCAGGTTCCGGCAGACCTGGTGGGTCTGCTCCTCGACGTCGCCGATGCCGGCGATGCCGCCGTCGGCGGTGCGGGCGGTCATCCCCGAGACGAAGACCAGCCGGCCGGGGCCGGCGACGGTGGCCTGGGCGAAGTGCCCGTTCGGCGGGGCCAGGTCGGGCGAGACAAGCAGTTCCTTCGGCATGGCGGTGTCCTCAGCGGGCGTCGTCGGTGCTGGTGTACCAGTCGGGTTGGGTCGGATAGTGCGGGCCGTCGTAGACCTCCAGCAGCACCGACTCCTGCTCGGCCACCGTCGGGCCGTGCACGCTGCCCTTGGGGTTCCAGTAGAACGAGCCGGGCACCAGGGTGATCCCGGTCGGCTGGTAGGTGTAGCGGCCGGCCAGGCAGTACATGAACTGGTTCGAGGCGTGCGCGTGCGCCGACGGGATGCCGGACCCGGCCTGGAACCGGACCAGGGCGATCGACGCGCCGGTCTCGTCGTCGCGCCAGAGCATCTTGTGCGACAGCCCGGCCAGCGTCTTGTCCACCCACGCCAGGTCGCCGACGTTGACCATGATCTCCCGGAACCGGCGCAGCGCCGGATCGCCGTCCACCGGCACGGCCGACCGGTCGGGCAACTCCCCCGAGTACGCCGCCGCGGCGGAGAGGTTGTCGACGGGCGGGATCTCAGCGGACATCAGTGAACTCCTTCGGGTGCCGGTGCCACGGTGCTCGGGGGTTGGTCGGGCAGGCCCAACTCCCCCGCCAGTTGGTGCAGTCGGTCCAGCAGCGCCCGGTCCAGGGGCGTCCCCCGGTACGCCGACTCGCGCAGCCGCCGCGCGGACCGCTCGCCGGGCAGGGTGACCCGGTCCACCCCGGGCGCGTACGGCGGCGCGGTCACCTGCCGGCCCAGGGCGGCCAGCCGGGCGGTGAACTCCGCCGGATCGCCGAAGGCCGCCGGATCCAACGCCAGGAAGAAGTGCGCACAGTCGTTGGGTACGGCGGTGTCGGCGTACAGGCCGCGCACCTGCTGGCCGAAGCCGCCCCCGGAGAGCACCCCGGTCAGCGCGTCGACCATCAGGGCCAGCCCGAAGCCCTTGTGCCCGGCGGCGGGCAGCAGCATGCCGGCGAGCGCCGCGGCGGGGTCGGTGGTGTCCCGGCCGAGGCTGTCGGTGGCCCAGCCGGTGGGGATCTGCCCGCCGGCGGACTCGGCCAGCCGGATCCGGCCCAACGCCACCTCGGACAGGGCGATGTCCAGCACCACCGGCTCACCGTCGACCCCGGCCGGCAGGCCGAGCGCGACCGGGTTGTTGCCGACCACCGGGTGCCCGCCACCGGGTGCCGGCATCAGCGGTCGGGTGTTCGACATGGCCACCCCGATCAGGCCGGCCTGGGCGGCCGCGCGGGCGTACCGGCCGGCGGCGCCGAAGTGGAAGGCCCGCCGTACGCTCACCGCCCCGATTCCGAACTCGCGTGCCTTGCCGACCGCCAGGGCCATGGCCTGGTCGGCGGTGAGCACGCCGAGGGCGTGGCCGGCGTCGAGGACGGCGATCGCGCCGAGGTCGACCACCGGCTCGGCCCGGGTGGCGGTGCTGACCGAGCCGCTGCGCAGCCGGTCGAGGTACATCGGGACCAGCATCACGCCGTGCGACGGCACCCCACGACGGTCGGCGTCGACAAGCGACTCGGCGACCGTGGCGGCGGCGGGACGGGGTAGGCCGGTGGCCGCGAGCAGCCCACCGACCAGGGTGGTCAGCCAGTCGCTGTCGACCCGTACCCGGCCGGTCGGCGCGGCCGGGTCGGCGCGCACCGCTGTCGGACTCCCGGACCCTCGTTGCATGGCGGCCGTTCCCCTGCCCCTGGTGCGGATCCCACCGGCCGCAGTGGATGGTCGGCGGCGCGGGTGGACCACGTCCGGTTCGGACGTTGGCCGAAGGGTAACCGCCCGACCGGTGTCCCCAGCAGGAAGGATGCAGATCCGTTCGCCCTGGCGGGCCGCCGTCAGCGCACCGTGACCGGGCTCTCGCGCAGCGGGGTCGGTCGGGCCCGACCACGGTCGGCCCCAGGCCGGGCGGTGACGGGTCCCCGGCGGCGGGCCGGACGGCGGCGGGTGCCCGCTCAGGCGGCGAGTCCGGCGGCGCCGAAGGAGACCGAGAAGCGCTTGCACCAGATGGAGACGCTGGTCAGCGCGGTCAGGTCGACGCTCGCGGGAATGTCGTAGGCCTGGGTGCCCCGGTTGCCCTTGAGTCGGCCCAGCTCCACCCACTCGCCGTCGTCGAAGACCCGCCAGCCGGCGACGCCGGGCAGCACCGGCTGGTCGGTCAGCCAGACCCGCAGATCCGGACCGTTGCTGGTGGCGAGGTCACGCAGGACGAGCTGACGGCGACCGTCGGGCAGCTCGACCACCTGGGCGACGCCACTGGTGTCGTGCTCGTGGGTGACGAACTCCCCGGCGGCCAGCAACCGGTTGCCCGTCCGGGTCGGCGAGGGCTCGACGGGGGTGGGCACGGCGGTCGGGGACGCGGCGGTCGCCGGTTCGGCGGGACCGGACGGCAGGGACGCGGGCGGGCCGTCGACCACCGGGACCGCCTCGTCGACCACCGTCTCGGTGACCAGTTTCCACGGTTGGAACCAGTAGAGCCCGAAGACCGCGCCGAGCACGACGGCGAGGGTGACGGTCCAGATCAACGGCTTGCTGCGCGGCGATTTCGACACGCCGGTCAGCGTACGGCCCCTTGGTGCCGTCCCTTGCGGACGTTCACCGTCGGTGCCCCCTGCGGGTACGGTCCGGCACCGGAGTCAGGCGGCCCGGCCGTGCCGCCAGTAGCCCATGAAGGCCACCGCGCTGCGGTCCATCCCGCAGTCGACCACCAGGTGCCGACGCAGGGTACGGATCACGCCGGCCTCCCCGGCCAGCCACGCGTACAGCGGCACCGCCGTCGGCGGGGTCGGGCACTCCCAGAGGATCTCGGTGTCCACGTCCACCTCGGCGATCAGCGACGCACCGACGGGCTGCCGGTCGGCCAGCAACCGGCCGGCGGCCTCCCGGACCGCCGGGACCAGGCGGCTGCCGTGCTCGGCGTCGCCCCGGGTCAGCCAGGTGACCTCGACCCCCGGTGGCGTCAGCAGCGGCAGGGCGTCGGTCGACTCGGGCACCTCCAGCAGCACCCGGCCCCGGGCGTCCAGCGGCAGCCGTTCCAGGATGGCGCTGATCGCCGGCACCGCCGTCTCGTCCCCGGCCAGCAGCAGCTCTCCGCTGGTCGGGGGCCGGAACTCGATGCCGCCGTGGTCGCCGTCGTAGCCGGCGTCCGGGCCGACGATGGCGACCTCGTCGCCGGGGCGTACCCGACGGGCCCAGCGGGTGGCCGGGCCGCCGTCGCCGTGCAGGACCAGGTCGACGTCGAGCTCACCGAGTTGCGCCCGGACCGCGCGCGCGGTGTACGTGCGGATCGGGTTGCGGCGGTGCTCGGGCAGGGCCCGCCACTGCGCGTACCAGTCGGGGCCCTGCGGCAGGTACACCCCACGCTGTCCGGGCAGCGGCAGGGCCAGCTTGATCCGCTGGTCGTAGCCGTTGTCGGCGAAGCGGTCCAGGTCGGCACCGGTGAAGGTGACCCGGACGAAGGAGGGGCTGAGCCGACGCACCGCGCGAACTTCCACGGTGAACAGGCGCCACGGCGTGATGGGCAGGGTCTGGGTCATGGGTTCTTCCTGTGCGGGATCCGGCGCACGGGCGCGCGCCTATCGGGGACCGGTCGCCACGGCGCGTGAACGCCACAGCAACCAGACGAAGTAGGGGGTGCCGATCATGGCGGTGACCAGGCCGGCGGGGATCTGGGCGGGGGCGATGACGGTCCGGCCGACGGTGTCGGCGAGGCTGACCAGGACGGCACCGAGCAGGGCGGCGACCGGCAGTACCCGGGTGTGCCGGGCACCGACCAGGGCGCGGGCGGCGTGCGGCGCGACCAGGCCGACGAAACCGATCACCCCGACGGCGGAGACCGCGGTGGAGGTCAGCAGGGCCGCGGCGGCCAACGCGACCAGCCGGGTGCGTTCCAGCCGGACGCCCAGCACCCGTGGGGTGTCGTCGTCGAGGGCGAGCAGGTCCAGCTCCCGGCGGGCCGCCAGCACCGCCGGGGTGAGCACCACCAGGGCGATCGCCACCGGCAGCACCTGGCCGGCGGTACGGCCGTAGGTGGAGCCGGAGAGCCAGGTCAACGCCTTGCCGGTGTTGTACGGGTCGAACGCGACGATCAGGAAGGTGATCACCGCCATGCCGCCCTGCCAGGCGCCGAAGCCGATCAGCACGAGCCGGTCGGAGCTGAGGCCGCCCCGCCAGGCGGTGGCGTAGACCAGGGTGAACGCCAGCATCGCGCCGATGCCGGCGACCCCGGAGACGGCCCACACCCCGGCGGCCGGCAGGAAGGTCAGCAACGCCACCGCGCCCACTCCGGCGCCGGCGGTGATGCCGAGGATGCCGGGTTCGGCCAGCGGGTTGCGGCAGACCGCCTGAACGGTGGTGCCGGCGACCGCCAGGGCCACCCCGGCCAGGGCCGCCGCCGCGACGCGTGGCCAGCGCTGGTCCAGTACGAAGGTGTAGCCGGTCCCGGTGCGGCCCTGCACCCAGTTGACGATGTCACCGAGCAGTACCCAGGTGTCGCCGAGCAGCATCCCGACGGCCAGCGCCGTGACGACGAGCGCGACGCCGCAGCCCACCACCAGGCGGTGGAACCGGGCGGACCGCACGGCGGCGTGGCCACCGGGGGGACGGCGGGTCGGGCCGGCGTCGCGGTGCCGGCGGGCCAGCCAGATCAGGATGGCCGCGCCGAGCAGCGTGGTGACCACGCCGGTGGGGATGTCCACCCCGGCCTGCCCGCCCATCACCGCGCGCAGCAGCACGTCCGAGCCGAGCACGATGATGACGCCGGCGATGCCGGAGAGCGGCAGCAGGATGCGGTGCCGGTGCACCCCGGGGAAGACGGGGGCGAGCAGCCGGACGATCACCGGGGCGCAGAGGCCGACGAAACCCACCGGCCCGGTCAGGGTCACCGCGACGGCGGAGAGCAGCACGGCCAGCAGGGTCACCAGCAGTCGGGTACGCCGCACGTCCAGCCCGAGCACGGTGGCGGTGTCGTCGCCGAGGGCGAGGATGTCCAGGCGGTGCCCGAGCAACAGCAACGCGCCGACCGCGACGGCGATCACCGGGGCGAGCTGGGTCAGGGCGTGCAGGTCACTCTGCACGAGCGAGCCGTTGCCCCAGGCGAACAGGCCGATGGTGCCCTGTTCGAACAGGAGCAGCAGAAGCATGGTCAGGCTGTTGAGCGCCAACGCGATGGCCGAGCCGGCCAGGATGAGGCGGGTGGTGCTGGCCTGGCCGCCGGCGGCGAGCGCCATCACCAGGGCGGCGGCCACCAGCCCACCGCCGAGGGCGAGGCCACCGGCGGGCAGCACCGGCAGGGTGATGCCGAAGGCCGCCACGCCCACGATGGCCAGGTGCGCTCCGGCGTTCACCGCGAGGGTGTCCGGGGAGGCCAGCGGGTTGCGGGCGATGGACTGCAGGGCGGCACCGGCGAAGCCCAGGGCGATGCCGATGGCCAGTCCGGTGAGCAGCCGGGGCAGCCGGGAGGCGACCAGGACCCGGGCCGTCTCGTCGTCGCCGCCGGTGGCGAGCCGGAGCAGGTCCAGCGCGCCGACCGAGGAGGTCCCCTGGGTGAGGTGGACCGCGGCGACCACGATCAGGACGGCGGTGGCCAGCACGAAGGCGGCCACGATCCGGGTGGCGGGGGGCCTGCCGACCGGGGCCGGCCGGGTGGCCGGCTCCGGTGCGGCGGGTTTGAGCAGCTGGTTCACACCGTGTAGACCTTGACGAGCTCGTCAAGGTACTGCTTGCCGGAGAGCGGGCCACCGAAGGTCCAGATCCCGTCGGGCATCCGGTGCAGGTTGCCCTGCTTGACGAAGGCGAAGGAGGTCCAGATGGCGTTGCTGTTCAGGCCGTCGGCGAAGACGTCCCCGCCGTCGGAGGCGTTGTAGAAGAAGTGCAGGTCCTGGTCCTTGAGGTTGGTCAGCCCCTCGACGTCGGTCTGCCCGAGCCCCCACGCCTTGTCGACCTCACCGGTCCAGGCGTTCTTCAGGCCGAGCTGCAGCCCGATCTGGGAGACCAGCGCACCCTGACCGAACATCCGGATGGAGATGGTGCTGCCTTCCTTCCAGCCGTCGGCGATGGCGAAGGACTTTCCGGCGGCGCCGGCGTCGGCGATCTTCTTCTTGCCGTCGGCGATCGCCGCGTCGAAGTCGGTGAGCAGCTTCTCCGCCTCCGCCGTCTTGCCGACGGCGGTGGCGATCATGTTCAGGTCGGAGCGCATCCGGCCCAGGTTGTCGGTGGCGTCGCTGCCCTTGGTGACCACCACCGGCACGTACTTCTCCAGCTGGTCGATGAGGGTGGCGCCCCGGTCGGAGCCCAGCACCACCAGGTCGGGCTCCAGGGCGACGATCGAGTCGACGCTCGGCTCGGCCCGGGTGCCGACGTCCTTGACGCTGGCGTCGAGCTTGGCGGCGGTCACCCAGGTGGCGTACCCCTTGGGGTCGGCGACACCGACGGGCATCACGCCCAGGCTGACCAGCATCTCGGCCTCGCCCCACTCCAGGCCGACGACCTTGGTCGCCGGGGCGTCCAGGGTGACGGCCTTGCCCCGGCTGTCGGTGACGGTGACCGGACCGCCGGCGGCGGCGCTGGTCGGCGTCTCGGCCGGGGCGTTCTCGGTGGTGCCGCAGGCGCTGACCAGCAGTGCGGTCAGAGCGGCGACCAGGACGGTGGCACGGGTACGGTTCATCACTGTCTTTCTGCTTCTGCGTGGGATGGGGGTGTTCAGGCGGGGAGACGGACGCTGTGCCGCCCCACCGGTCGGGTCGACAGCAGTCCGGTCGACGGGTCGATGCTCACCTCGATGCGGATGCCGTACGTCTCGGTGAGGGCGGCCTCGGTGAAGACCTCGGCGGGGGTGCCGGTGGCCCGGACCCGCCCGCCGTGCAGCAGCACCACCTCGTCAGCCACGGCGGCGGCCTGGTTGAGGTCGTGCAGGACGACCCCGACGGCGACGGCGTGCTCGTCGGCCAGGTCACGCATCAGGTCGAGGATCTCCACCTGGTAGCGCAGGTCCAGGAAGGTGGTGGGCTCGTCGAGCAGCAGTACCGGGGTGTCCTGGGCCAGGCAGGTCGCCAGCCACACCCGCTGCAGCTCGCCGCCGGAGAGTTCGTCGACCGGCCGGTCGGCCATCGCGGTCACGCCGGTGACCGTCATCGCCCGGGCGACCATGGCGGGGCCGTCGGGGTCGGCGGCCCGCCACCGGCCCCGGTACGGATGCCGGCCGTAGCCGACCACGTCCCGGACGGTGATCCCGCTGGGCACGGGGCGGCTCTGCGCCAGCAGGGTGACCCGGCGGGCGAACTCCCGGGCCGGCAGCTCGCCGGCGGCGGTGCCGTCGCCGAGCAGCACCTCACCACCGGCCACCGGGTGCAGCCGGGCCAGCGCCCGCAGCAGGGTCGACTTGCCGCTGCCGTTCGGGCCGACCAGGGCCGTCACCGCGCTGGGGCGTAGCCTGATCGCGGCATCGTGGACCACGACGGTGCCGTGGTACCCCAGCCGCAGATCCACCCCGCGCAGGCCCACGGCAGGGTCGATCGGCTCTTCACCGTTGGACATGCGGTTAGGCTAGCCTAACCTTGCCGCCGGGTGTCAAGAAGGGGGTCGACACCCCGGACGAACCCGCTCACGAGGCCCTCGGCCGGATCTCTGTGGGAAGCTGGAGCCGGCCTGCAGGCTGGCGCGACGCGGAGGGAGACGGGCCGGATGATCAAGACGCTGCGTCCCAGGGACTACGACGAGGCGATCTACATCGGCCACTACTTCTGCGAGGGCTTCACGGTGGTCATGGACCTGACCGGGTTGACCAGCGAGCAGGCCCGCTCCTTCGTCGACTTCGCCTCCGGCCTGGTGATCGGCCGCGACGGCGGGATGGAGCGGGTGGCACCCCGGGTCTTCGTGCTGCGACAGCCAGCCGGCCGGCCGGTGTCCGTCGTCAACCCACCCGCGACCACTCCGGCCTGACCCCCGCCACGCAGCGCCTGCGCGCCCCGGTCAGCGGACACCCAGCCTGGCCGGACGGCCGGACGGCCACGATGGACGGTCCCGTGACCCATCGTGGCCGCGCCGCAGCCGCCCCCGCCGACGTGCGGCGCGGGTCGACCGAGGGCGGGCACAGCTTCGCCGGACCTGCCGGAATGGATCCACCCCCGCTCCGACAGAACCGGCGACGCCGCCCGACCCGTCCCCCCGGGCGGGCCGGTCGTCGAACTGTTCGACTCCCCCCACTCGCGCAACAGGCGTTGAGCAAAAACCCGAACCGCTCAACGCTTGTTGCTCAAGTACGGCGAGCATACGCTCACGTTCGGTAGAGATGTCAACACCTGTTTATCCGGCAGCGATACCTGCGACACTGTTGTTCACGCCGGGGAGGGACACAGTCATGGCCGAAGAACCACCCGAGGAACCACGCCTGCCCTCACTCGACACCCTCGCGGCCCGCCTGGAGTACCTCTTCACCACGATCCGGCCCACCGCCGAGGAGATCGGCGAATCCGAGGACCCGCTGCGCAGCTACACCAACCGGGAGATCGCCGACAAGATCAACCTTGCCGCCACCGACACCGGCGTCACGATCAGCGCGGCGTACGTCGGCGAGTTGCGCCGCGGCGTTGCCCAGGATCCCCGGATGTCCCACATCCGGGCGCTGGCCCGGGCCTTCGGGGTCAGCTCGGGATACTTCGTCGACGACGCGGCGGCCCGGCGGGTCGAGGAACAGATCACCCTGCTGGCCGAGCTACGCCGGATGGACGTCAAGCAGGTAGCCCTCCGCCAGGTGCTCACCGACGCGGGCCTCTCCCCCACCGACACCCAACTGGTGGAGCAGATGGTCGCCCGGTTGCGGGCGGTGGCCGCCGAGGTTGACCCCGACGAGCACCATCGGCTGTGACAGCGGGGCGTGGTGTTGGTCCTCCGATGGCACCGTGCCGACGAGCGGGAGTGGGCAGAGGTGAAGCTGCACCGGCTACGAAAGCACTGTGAGCGGGTCCTGGCCGACCTCGGGGTGCCCGAACCGTTCGACATCCACCAACTCTGTCGCCTACTGGGCGAACGCCGGGGTCGCCCGCTGCGGCTGGTGCCGATCAGCCTGCCGGTGCACACCGTCTGCGGCATGTGGGTGCCCACCGGCGGCTTCGACGCCATCTTCTACGAGCAGGACACCTCACCGCTGCACCAGTTGCTGATCATCGGCCACGAACTGGGGCACCTGCTCGCCGGGCACCGCGCCTCGGCGGTGCTCGACCCGGCCGCGTCCCGACTGCTCCTGCCCGACCTCGACCCGCAACTGGTACGCCGGTTCCTCGGCCGCAGCAACTACGACGCCGACGAGGAACGGGAGGCCGAGATGATCGGCTCGCTCCTGCTGCGCCGGGCCCGCGACGACCGCGGCGTACGCCCCGACGCACCGTTGGACGCCGACCAGAGCGAACTCTACGGCCGGCTCCGGCACTCCCTGGAACATCCGGACCGGTGACGGCGGTGGCCGTCGTCCTCTACACCCTCTGCGCCGCCACCGGCTGGCTCGCGTTCGGGTACCTGCTGCGGCTGCAACGACGCCGCCCCAGTCAGGCCCGCCGGGCGATCTGCGTCGCCTTCGGCGCCTTCGCCGCCGGCATCACCCTCGCCGTCCCTCCGGTGGCCACCCTGCTCGACCAGGGCTCGGGCCTACCCAACCTGGCCAAGGTGATCTCGCACGGCTGCGCGCTGACCATCGCGGCCAGCGCCGAGACCATGCTGCTGCACCTCGCCCTGCCCCCGGCCACGGCCGCCACCCGCAGCCGGTGGTGGATCCGGATCACCGGCGTCACCTTCGCCGTGATGGTCGCCCTCTTCGCCTGGACGCTGCGCTACCCCACCCCGGTACGGTTGACCGTGGAGTACGCCACCGACCCGGTGGTCACCGCCTATCTGCTGATCTTCATGGCGATGGGCTTCCTCGCGTACTGCTTCGACATCACCCGGCTCTGCTGGCGCTTCGCCCGGATC
Above is a window of Micromonospora yangpuensis DNA encoding:
- a CDS encoding DM13 domain-containing protein; translated protein: MSKSPRSKPLIWTVTLAVVLGAVFGLYWFQPWKLVTETVVDEAVPVVDGPPASLPSGPAEPATAASPTAVPTPVEPSPTRTGNRLLAAGEFVTHEHDTSGVAQVVELPDGRRQLVLRDLATSNGPDLRVWLTDQPVLPGVAGWRVFDDGEWVELGRLKGNRGTQAYDIPASVDLTALTSVSIWCKRFSVSFGAAGLAA
- a CDS encoding siderophore-interacting protein translates to MTQTLPITPWRLFTVEVRAVRRLSPSFVRVTFTGADLDRFADNGYDQRIKLALPLPGQRGVYLPQGPDWYAQWRALPEHRRNPIRTYTARAVRAQLGELDVDLVLHGDGGPATRWARRVRPGDEVAIVGPDAGYDGDHGGIEFRPPTSGELLLAGDETAVPAISAILERLPLDARGRVLLEVPESTDALPLLTPPGVEVTWLTRGDAEHGSRLVPAVREAAGRLLADRQPVGASLIAEVDVDTEILWECPTPPTAVPLYAWLAGEAGVIRTLRRHLVVDCGMDRSAVAFMGYWRHGRAA
- a CDS encoding iron ABC transporter permease, producing the protein MLKPAAPEPATRPAPVGRPPATRIVAAFVLATAVLIVVAAVHLTQGTSSVGALDLLRLATGGDDETARVLVASRLPRLLTGLAIGIALGFAGAALQSIARNPLASPDTLAVNAGAHLAIVGVAAFGITLPVLPAGGLALGGGLVAAALVMALAAGGQASTTRLILAGSAIALALNSLTMLLLLLFEQGTIGLFAWGNGSLVQSDLHALTQLAPVIAVAVGALLLLGHRLDILALGDDTATVLGLDVRRTRLLVTLLAVLLSAVAVTLTGPVGFVGLCAPVIVRLLAPVFPGVHRHRILLPLSGIAGVIIVLGSDVLLRAVMGGQAGVDIPTGVVTTLLGAAILIWLARRHRDAGPTRRPPGGHAAVRSARFHRLVVGCGVALVVTALAVGMLLGDTWVLLGDIVNWVQGRTGTGYTFVLDQRWPRVAAAALAGVALAVAGTTVQAVCRNPLAEPGILGITAGAGVGAVALLTFLPAAGVWAVSGVAGIGAMLAFTLVYATAWRGGLSSDRLVLIGFGAWQGGMAVITFLIVAFDPYNTGKALTWLSGSTYGRTAGQVLPVAIALVVLTPAVLAARRELDLLALDDDTPRVLGVRLERTRLVALAAAALLTSTAVSAVGVIGFVGLVAPHAARALVGARHTRVLPVAALLGAVLVSLADTVGRTVIAPAQIPAGLVTAMIGTPYFVWLLWRSRAVATGPR
- a CDS encoding Ldh family oxidoreductase encodes the protein MRADPAAPTGRVRVDSDWLTTLVGGLLAATGLPRPAAATVAESLVDADRRGVPSHGVMLVPMYLDRLRSGSVSTATRAEPVVDLGAIAVLDAGHALGVLTADQAMALAVGKAREFGIGAVSVRRAFHFGAAGRYARAAAQAGLIGVAMSNTRPLMPAPGGGHPVVGNNPVALGLPAGVDGEPVVLDIALSEVALGRIRLAESAGGQIPTGWATDSLGRDTTDPAAALAGMLLPAAGHKGFGLALMVDALTGVLSGGGFGQQVRGLYADTAVPNDCAHFFLALDPAAFGDPAEFTARLAALGRQVTAPPYAPGVDRVTLPGERSARRLRESAYRGTPLDRALLDRLHQLAGELGLPDQPPSTVAPAPEGVH
- a CDS encoding RidA family protein gives rise to the protein MPKELLVSPDLAPPNGHFAQATVAGPGRLVFVSGMTARTADGGIAGIGDVEEQTHQVCRNLDAAVRAAGGTLDDVARVDVYVRDIGHFDTIHRVRRQYFTGPPPASTMVEVSRFVHPDYLIEINAIAVLDAGESA
- a CDS encoding fumarylacetoacetate hydrolase family protein — protein: MRLGRMLLDGQWRTVSVRPDEQEVVVLPGDLGSVDDLVRGGPQALAAAQAAQSTAPVRRLDPALLGAPLTRFNRDILCTGWNYWAHYEESAGRREGQDPAERPRHPTFFTKGPDTVVGPYDDIRYDARVSDRWDYEAEVALVIGRAGRSIPAERALEHVFGYLVANDVSQRDLQRAHGGQWLKGKSIDDTMPLGPWVTTADEIGDPAALRIRCLVNDEVRQDAVTGQMAFSVAQLIAELSWGMTLRPGDVLLTGTPAGIGNARDPQVFLAPGDVVTTEVDRLGTLHNRVVQL
- a CDS encoding amidohydrolase family protein — protein: MHTHLAPSLVDAGIDDLVTTADDGRHVVAGHPVGPAALHRPQALLAYLDAAGLDAAVVTVPPPYHGQHLGPADSARWAAAVNDGLLARTAGQPRLRPLAFLPLHEPAVALAEYQRIRADDRWWGVTAGAGGRIPSLAGAAFGPLFAALDADRRGLLLHPSASPDRRLDEFYLGNLLGNPVETAVAVGQLVFGDVVGRYPGMRLVLVHGGGAVPALVGRWDRGVATDRPGVGPLSLPPARALRRIWTDCLTHQPSMTAVVAEVFGTDRLLLGSDWPFPMGTDDPAAFLGGRDDPLARQAATANAAAAFGSRPGLPGDR
- a CDS encoding cupin domain-containing protein encodes the protein MSAEIPPVDNLSAAAAYSGELPDRSAVPVDGDPALRRFREIMVNVGDLAWVDKTLAGLSHKMLWRDDETGASIALVRFQAGSGIPSAHAHASNQFMYCLAGRYTYQPTGITLVPGSFYWNPKGSVHGPTVAEQESVLLEVYDGPHYPTQPDWYTSTDDAR
- a CDS encoding ABC transporter substrate-binding protein, which encodes MNRTRATVLVAALTALLVSACGTTENAPAETPTSAAAGGPVTVTDSRGKAVTLDAPATKVVGLEWGEAEMLVSLGVMPVGVADPKGYATWVTAAKLDASVKDVGTRAEPSVDSIVALEPDLVVLGSDRGATLIDQLEKYVPVVVTKGSDATDNLGRMRSDLNMIATAVGKTAEAEKLLTDFDAAIADGKKKIADAGAAGKSFAIADGWKEGSTISIRMFGQGALVSQIGLQLGLKNAWTGEVDKAWGLGQTDVEGLTNLKDQDLHFFYNASDGGDVFADGLNSNAIWTSFAFVKQGNLHRMPDGIWTFGGPLSGKQYLDELVKVYTV